The Desulfuromonas versatilis genome has a segment encoding these proteins:
- a CDS encoding glucosaminidase domain-containing protein — protein MNTSLGKQLAALLLCALITLGGCQQRTGESPPQETATGVKPVEPQKVLPRSHRELHDIFLAHNYDWDTLTEGVPPIVLEELPRDLGRITQIKDRKRIFFLSLLPLVLMANEEISAQREKVLEICRIHDAGEQLSDEQLETIEETLFDYKVDGDPLNDRAVRSNLLKRLDVIPPALALAQAATESAYGTSRFARMANNLFGEWTFIPGTGLVPEDRPEGETYEVRRFPSLYDSVRSYMRNINTHWAYHSLREARARQRAQERPLRGMDLAQGLRLYSARKEAYVEEIRAIISRNRLTRLASTFLRGTADEPEPPLPEEEPIQAGLFSTGNFASRNLALATRQPREE, from the coding sequence ATGAACACGAGCCTTGGAAAACAACTGGCGGCGTTACTGCTGTGCGCCCTGATCACCCTGGGCGGATGCCAACAGAGGACCGGTGAGTCCCCACCCCAGGAGACGGCCACGGGAGTCAAACCCGTTGAACCCCAGAAAGTTCTGCCCAGATCCCACCGCGAACTCCACGACATTTTCCTTGCCCACAACTATGACTGGGACACACTCACCGAGGGGGTCCCTCCGATCGTTCTCGAAGAGCTCCCCCGCGACCTGGGACGAATCACCCAGATCAAGGATCGCAAACGCATCTTTTTCCTCTCGCTGCTCCCCCTGGTGCTCATGGCCAACGAGGAGATCAGTGCCCAGCGGGAGAAGGTCCTGGAGATCTGCCGGATCCATGATGCGGGGGAACAGCTCAGCGACGAACAGCTCGAGACCATCGAGGAGACCCTTTTCGACTACAAGGTGGATGGCGATCCCCTGAACGACCGGGCGGTCCGCAGCAACCTGCTCAAGCGCCTGGACGTCATCCCCCCCGCCCTGGCCCTGGCCCAGGCGGCTACCGAATCCGCCTATGGAACCTCGCGCTTTGCCCGCATGGCGAACAACCTGTTCGGTGAATGGACCTTCATTCCAGGGACCGGCCTGGTCCCCGAGGACCGCCCCGAGGGAGAGACCTACGAGGTCCGGCGGTTCCCCAGCCTCTACGACTCGGTCCGCTCCTACATGCGCAACATCAACACCCATTGGGCATACCACTCGCTGCGCGAGGCCCGCGCAAGGCAACGGGCCCAGGAACGGCCCCTGCGGGGGATGGACCTGGCCCAGGGGCTACGCCTCTACTCGGCCCGCAAGGAGGCCTACGTGGAGGAGATACGGGCGATCATCAGCCGCAACCGGCTCACCCGCTTGGCCTCCACGTTTCTGCGGGGGACGGCGGACGAGCCTGAGCCTCCGCTGCCGGAAGAGGAACCGATCCAGGCCGGACTGTTTTCCACCGGCAATTTTGCCTCGCGCAACCTGGCCCTCGCCACCCGTCAGCCCCGGGAGGAATGA
- a CDS encoding secondary thiamine-phosphate synthase enzyme YjbQ, translated as MKSYRKELWFNVPARRGFVNITGEVESCLRASSIQEGLLLCNAMHITASVFINDDEGGLHQDFERWLEGLAPHEPIGRYRHNNTGEDNGDAHLKRTIMGREVVVAVTGGQLDFGPWEQIFYGEFDGRRRKRVLVKIIGE; from the coding sequence ATGAAGTCTTACAGGAAAGAGCTGTGGTTTAACGTTCCGGCCCGGAGGGGTTTTGTCAATATCACTGGCGAGGTGGAGAGCTGCCTGAGGGCGAGCAGCATCCAGGAGGGTCTGCTGCTGTGCAACGCAATGCATATAACCGCCTCGGTATTCATCAACGATGACGAGGGCGGGTTGCATCAGGATTTCGAGCGTTGGCTCGAAGGGTTGGCCCCTCACGAACCGATCGGCCGCTACCGGCATAACAACACCGGAGAAGATAATGGCGACGCCCATCTCAAGCGTACCATCATGGGGCGGGAGGTGGTGGTCGCGGTGACCGGGGGGCAGCTCGACTTCGGGCCCTGGGAGCAGATCTTCTACGGGGAGTTCGACGGCCGTCGCCGCAAGCGGGTGCTGGTAAAAATCATCGGCGAGTAA
- a CDS encoding ferritin-like domain-containing protein, translating to MSEQSPACYTFEAAIEMAVKMEDEGFRHYLQAMRKVKDKHAKEILKEAALDELEHKKELEKALVEGTIEGSHSLERPVPTMNLDYLLKTEELKPDAGVREALAYAIHLEKGSLDFYRRMAQGCAGAPMAGIFERIGNDESRHLKALEDLYEEHFLPEN from the coding sequence ATGAGCGAACAGTCACCGGCCTGTTACACCTTTGAGGCTGCCATCGAGATGGCGGTGAAGATGGAAGATGAGGGCTTCCGCCATTACCTGCAGGCCATGCGCAAGGTTAAGGATAAGCACGCCAAGGAAATCCTCAAAGAGGCGGCGTTGGATGAGCTTGAGCATAAAAAGGAGCTGGAAAAGGCCCTGGTGGAGGGGACCATCGAAGGTTCGCACTCCCTGGAGCGCCCGGTTCCGACCATGAACCTGGATTACCTGCTCAAGACCGAGGAGCTCAAACCCGATGCCGGAGTGCGCGAAGCGCTGGCCTATGCCATCCACCTGGAGAAGGGCTCGCTGGATTTCTACCGGCGCATGGCCCAGGGGTGTGCCGGCGCGCCGATGGCCGGAATCTTCGAGCGGATCGGCAACGACGAAAGCCGCCATCTGAAAGCGCTCGAGGACCTCTACGAGGAGCATTTTCTCCCCGAAAACTGA
- a CDS encoding FxsA family protein: MFIRLLLVFTIVPLTELYVLIKVGGLIGLPSTMGLILLTGIAGAYLARTQGFDLLRSIQAELAAGRIPAEQLLDGAMVLAGGILLLTPGFCTDLFGFILLAPPSRRLFKRVLKVWLQRLMDQGTISIHRL; encoded by the coding sequence ATGTTTATAAGACTGCTGCTTGTCTTTACAATCGTCCCCCTCACCGAGCTGTATGTGCTTATCAAGGTAGGTGGCCTTATCGGCCTGCCCTCGACCATGGGGCTGATCCTTCTGACCGGCATTGCGGGCGCCTACCTGGCGCGCACCCAGGGGTTCGACCTGCTGCGATCCATCCAGGCGGAGCTTGCCGCCGGAAGAATACCTGCGGAGCAACTGCTGGATGGGGCCATGGTGCTCGCCGGGGGAATACTGCTGCTCACACCCGGCTTCTGTACCGACCTGTTCGGGTTTATCCTCCTGGCGCCGCCGTCCCGCAGGCTATTCAAACGGGTCCTGAAGGTCTGGCTGCAGCGCCTCATGGACCAAGGCACCATTTCCATTCACCGACTCTGA
- the mazG gene encoding nucleoside triphosphate pyrophosphohydrolase has product MKNDRSGIEVKHLLEIMSRLRSPGGCPWDAAQTPESLKPFIVEEAYEVLEAIDRGDSRAIRDELGDLLLQIIFQARIFEERGEFDFADVAKAISTKLIRRHPHVFEEDHSCDPEDLLLQWDRIKAGERERQGEPSGPLAGIPRQLPALQRSQKLLEKVARVGFAWADVTGAREKVREELEEFTEARREMDLAAMEREFGDLLFALANLGRFLGIDAEQSLRGSMNRFEHRLRHIEKTLAHQGRNIEETPREALEGLWREAKAQEGRSAPAK; this is encoded by the coding sequence ATGAAAAATGACCGTTCAGGCATCGAAGTCAAACATCTGCTGGAGATCATGAGCCGCCTGCGATCCCCGGGGGGCTGCCCCTGGGACGCCGCCCAGACCCCCGAATCCCTCAAGCCCTTCATCGTCGAAGAGGCCTATGAGGTTCTCGAGGCTATCGACCGTGGGGATTCGAGGGCGATCAGGGACGAACTCGGCGACCTGCTGCTGCAGATCATTTTTCAGGCCCGCATTTTCGAAGAGCGGGGTGAATTCGATTTTGCCGACGTGGCGAAAGCCATTTCGACCAAGCTGATCCGGCGCCATCCGCACGTTTTCGAAGAGGACCACAGCTGCGATCCAGAGGATCTGCTGCTGCAGTGGGACCGGATCAAGGCCGGGGAGCGGGAACGGCAGGGGGAGCCATCGGGGCCCCTGGCCGGCATCCCCCGCCAGCTTCCAGCCTTGCAGCGGTCCCAGAAACTATTGGAGAAAGTCGCAAGGGTGGGCTTTGCGTGGGCGGACGTTACCGGGGCCCGGGAAAAGGTCCGGGAGGAACTGGAGGAGTTCACCGAGGCGCGCCGGGAAATGGACCTGGCCGCGATGGAGCGCGAATTTGGCGATCTGCTGTTCGCCCTTGCCAACCTGGGCCGCTTTCTGGGGATCGACGCCGAGCAGTCCCTGCGCGGATCGATGAATCGCTTTGAGCATCGGCTGAGGCATATCGAGAAGACCCTGGCCCACCAGGGGCGCAACATCGAGGAAACACCCAGGGAAGCCCTGGAAGGGCTTTGGCGGGAAGCCAAGGCGCAGGAAGGGCGAAGTGCCCCTGCGAAGTAA
- a CDS encoding YceD family protein, giving the protein MLIHVDDIKEKGLQLEAVEEVEGYPGLQRLVESGELVPIGPVVTAVQAFRVGGMIEVDGQVQAGVRLGCGRCLQEFDLPLRNEFHLTFVRELPEVAGEAGEDGAELSAEDMGLILFEGDELELREAIEEQVLMALPLRPLCSEQCKGLCPQCGIDLNQGQCNCPGQDFNLKFAALRDFKVKKEQ; this is encoded by the coding sequence TTGCTGATCCACGTCGACGATATTAAAGAAAAGGGCCTGCAGCTCGAGGCTGTCGAGGAAGTCGAAGGTTACCCGGGGCTTCAGCGGTTGGTCGAAAGCGGCGAACTGGTACCGATCGGCCCCGTCGTCACGGCTGTGCAGGCATTCAGGGTCGGCGGCATGATCGAGGTCGACGGCCAGGTGCAGGCCGGGGTGCGGTTGGGCTGCGGTCGCTGCCTGCAGGAGTTTGATCTGCCCCTGCGGAATGAGTTTCATCTGACCTTCGTGCGTGAACTCCCCGAGGTCGCGGGTGAGGCAGGGGAGGACGGGGCTGAGCTCAGCGCCGAAGATATGGGGTTGATCCTCTTTGAGGGAGACGAGTTGGAGCTTCGCGAGGCTATCGAGGAGCAGGTCCTCATGGCTCTGCCGTTGCGGCCGCTGTGCAGCGAGCAGTGCAAGGGCCTGTGTCCGCAATGCGGCATCGATCTCAACCAGGGACAATGTAACTGCCCGGGTCAGGATTTTAACCTGAAGTTTGCGGCTCTTCGCGATTTCAAGGTAAAGAAAGAACAATAA
- the rpmF gene encoding 50S ribosomal protein L32, producing the protein MAVPKKKTSKSKRDMRRAHDSISAPGISVCPQCKEPKQPHRACASCGTYKGKDVLGSEA; encoded by the coding sequence ATGGCAGTACCCAAGAAGAAAACCTCCAAATCCAAAAGAGACATGCGTCGGGCCCATGACAGCATTTCCGCACCGGGCATTTCCGTATGCCCCCAGTGCAAGGAACCCAAGCAGCCCCATCGTGCCTGCGCCAGTTGCGGCACCTACAAGGGGAAAGACGTTCTCGGTTCCGAAGCCTGA
- the plsX gene encoding phosphate acyltransferase PlsX: MVVAVDAMGGDNAPGVEVEGAVAAARRWGVAIILVGDSARIEQELAKHQAQGLSISIRHASEVVGMHDSASDAVRKKKNSSIRVAFELVKQGEAHAVVSAGNSGATMAAGMFVLKRIPGIDRPAIATIMPSIEGHTLVLDVGGNVDCKPQHLAQFALMGQVYARHVLGKADPRVGLLSNGEELTKGNEQTREAHGLLKEAPFRYIGYVEGRDIFKGSVDVVVCDGFVGNVVLKVAEGLAEGIGAMLRREIGGRFLAKIGYLLARPAFEAFKKRVDYAEIGGAPLFGIEGTGMICHGGSSPRAIMNAIGQARQSVAKRVNDELVAQLRTTAVAFRTKGAGSAGSGAEVADQGVSEQRSS, translated from the coding sequence ATCGTTGTAGCCGTTGACGCCATGGGGGGAGACAACGCCCCTGGTGTCGAGGTGGAAGGCGCCGTTGCGGCGGCCCGGCGTTGGGGGGTGGCGATCATCCTGGTCGGCGACTCGGCCCGGATCGAGCAGGAGCTGGCGAAGCACCAGGCCCAAGGGCTGAGTATCTCCATCCGCCATGCCAGCGAAGTTGTCGGGATGCACGATTCAGCATCCGACGCGGTTCGCAAGAAAAAAAACTCATCGATTCGCGTCGCCTTCGAGTTGGTCAAGCAGGGTGAGGCTCACGCGGTTGTCAGCGCGGGCAATTCCGGGGCCACCATGGCTGCCGGAATGTTCGTTCTCAAGCGGATCCCCGGTATCGATCGTCCGGCCATCGCCACCATCATGCCCAGTATCGAAGGGCATACCCTGGTCCTTGATGTCGGCGGCAATGTCGATTGCAAACCTCAGCATCTTGCCCAATTCGCCCTGATGGGGCAGGTCTACGCCCGGCATGTATTGGGCAAGGCCGATCCGCGGGTGGGGCTGCTTTCCAATGGAGAAGAGCTGACCAAGGGGAACGAGCAGACTCGCGAAGCGCACGGGTTGCTTAAGGAAGCCCCTTTTCGCTACATTGGATACGTGGAAGGGCGCGACATATTCAAGGGCTCGGTAGACGTTGTCGTCTGCGATGGGTTCGTCGGCAACGTCGTCCTGAAGGTTGCTGAAGGGCTTGCCGAAGGGATCGGGGCCATGCTGCGTCGGGAAATCGGCGGCCGGTTTCTCGCCAAGATCGGCTACCTGCTCGCCCGTCCCGCCTTCGAGGCCTTCAAGAAGAGGGTCGATTACGCCGAAATCGGTGGAGCGCCCCTGTTCGGGATCGAAGGGACGGGGATGATCTGCCACGGCGGCTCCAGCCCGCGGGCGATCATGAACGCCATAGGCCAGGCGAGGCAGTCGGTTGCCAAACGGGTCAACGATGAACTGGTCGCCCAGCTCCGGACCACCGCGGTGGCATTTAGAACCAAGGGCGCGGGCAGTGCAGGTTCCGGGGCGGAGGTCGCTGACCAGGGTGTCTCGGAACAAAGGAGTTCTTGA
- a CDS encoding beta-ketoacyl-ACP synthase III, with protein MKKARIIGTGSCVPEKVMTNYDLEKILDTSHDWIITRTGINERRIAAEDEQTSDLATRAAERALEMAGLSGSDIEYIVVGTITGDYPWPATACIVQNNIGAPKAAAFDVSAACSGFVYALDAAVKQIQAGAIKRALVIGAEVLTRAIDWQDRNTCVLFGDGAGAVVLEAQDGENGVLSTHLHSDGAYLELLYQPGFGTRHPATTQGLAERIQFLRMQGNEVFKVAVRSLSEVAFEALEANGFKPEDIDLFIPHQANRRILEAAAKRIGLTEEQVFVNVDRYGNTSGASIPLALDEANRAGRIKEGDLVMFDAFGGGFTWGSVLLRW; from the coding sequence GTGAAAAAGGCACGCATTATCGGCACGGGATCCTGTGTCCCTGAAAAGGTCATGACCAACTATGACCTGGAAAAAATCCTCGATACATCCCACGATTGGATCATCACCCGCACCGGCATCAACGAGCGGCGCATCGCGGCCGAAGACGAGCAGACCTCGGATCTGGCCACCCGCGCCGCTGAGCGTGCGCTGGAAATGGCCGGGCTGAGCGGTTCGGATATCGAATATATCGTCGTCGGCACCATTACCGGGGACTACCCCTGGCCCGCCACGGCCTGCATCGTGCAGAACAACATCGGCGCCCCCAAGGCCGCCGCTTTCGACGTGTCGGCCGCCTGCAGCGGTTTCGTCTACGCCCTTGATGCTGCGGTCAAGCAGATTCAGGCCGGGGCCATCAAGCGTGCCCTGGTGATCGGTGCGGAAGTGCTTACCCGGGCCATCGACTGGCAGGACCGCAACACCTGCGTCCTGTTCGGTGACGGTGCCGGTGCCGTTGTTCTCGAAGCCCAGGACGGCGAGAACGGGGTGCTGTCCACCCATCTTCATTCCGACGGGGCCTATCTTGAACTGCTCTACCAGCCCGGTTTCGGTACCCGGCACCCCGCGACCACCCAGGGTCTGGCCGAGCGCATCCAGTTTTTGCGGATGCAGGGCAACGAAGTCTTCAAGGTTGCCGTGCGCTCGCTCTCGGAAGTCGCCTTCGAGGCTCTCGAGGCCAACGGGTTCAAGCCCGAAGATATCGATCTGTTCATTCCCCACCAGGCCAACCGGCGGATTCTCGAAGCTGCCGCGAAACGCATCGGGCTGACCGAGGAGCAGGTGTTCGTCAACGTGGATCGCTACGGGAACACTTCGGGCGCCTCCATTCCCCTGGCCCTTGACGAGGCGAACCGCGCCGGCAGAATCAAGGAGGGCGACCTGGTCATGTTCGACGCCTTCGGCGGCGGGTTCACCTGGGGCTCGGTCCTGCTTCGCTGGTAA
- the fabD gene encoding ACP S-malonyltransferase, with the protein MIAFVFPGQGSQSPGMGKDLAENFPVARQIFEEANDALGFDLAKLCFNGPEEDLKLTANTQPAILTVSVAALRVVEQETGLAAAYAAGHSLGEYSALVCSGALQFADAVRTVRQRGTFMQEAVPVGVGAMAAVMGLDSDVLAAVCAEAAQGDVVSPANFNSPGQVVIAGHTGAVERAMELARQRGAKRALPLPVSAPFHCSLMAPAGERLREVLDGIRVSAMKPPVVSNVEAAPNEDHGRVRELLVTQVSAPVRWEESVARMAELGVDRFVEIGPGKVLSGLIKRIAKGCAAQSVEDTSGLKAL; encoded by the coding sequence ATGATCGCTTTTGTATTTCCCGGGCAAGGTTCCCAGAGCCCCGGGATGGGGAAGGATCTGGCCGAAAACTTTCCGGTCGCCCGGCAGATATTCGAGGAAGCCAACGATGCGCTCGGGTTCGACCTGGCGAAGCTCTGCTTCAACGGCCCCGAGGAAGATCTCAAGCTGACTGCGAATACCCAGCCGGCAATTCTGACCGTCAGCGTTGCGGCACTGCGGGTCGTGGAGCAGGAGACGGGTCTGGCCGCTGCCTATGCCGCCGGCCACTCTCTCGGGGAATATTCCGCCCTGGTGTGCAGTGGTGCGCTGCAGTTTGCCGATGCGGTCCGCACCGTTCGCCAGCGCGGCACCTTCATGCAGGAGGCCGTGCCCGTAGGGGTCGGGGCCATGGCTGCGGTCATGGGGCTTGACAGCGATGTGCTGGCTGCGGTATGTGCTGAGGCTGCACAGGGGGACGTGGTCTCCCCGGCCAACTTCAACAGCCCCGGCCAGGTGGTGATCGCCGGCCACACCGGTGCGGTCGAGCGGGCCATGGAACTGGCCAGGCAACGTGGAGCCAAGCGCGCCCTGCCGCTGCCGGTCAGCGCTCCGTTCCATTGCTCCCTTATGGCACCTGCCGGCGAGAGGCTCCGCGAGGTGCTCGACGGGATCAGGGTGTCGGCGATGAAGCCGCCGGTGGTCAGCAACGTCGAGGCAGCGCCCAACGAGGATCACGGGCGGGTGCGGGAGCTCCTGGTGACCCAGGTCAGCGCTCCTGTGCGCTGGGAGGAATCGGTTGCGCGGATGGCCGAGCTTGGCGTGGACCGGTTTGTCGAAATCGGCCCCGGCAAAGTTCTCTCCGGCCTGATCAAACGCATTGCCAAGGGCTGCGCTGCGCAGAGCGTCGAAGACACCAGCGGGCTCAAGGCCCTCTGA
- the fabG gene encoding 3-oxoacyl-[acyl-carrier-protein] reductase gives MLKDKVVIVTGASRGIGRAVAQRLAAQGARIVASARNAQLLEELVAEIQGQGGEALAVVGDVAVTADADKLVDAAVKAYGRVDVLVNNAGITRDGLLLRMKDEDWDVVLDVNLKGAFLCTRAAAKVMSKQRSGRIINISSVVGEMGNAGQANYCASKAGLLGLTKSVARELARRNVTVNAITPGFIATDMTDELPEKTRQELAAQIPLGRLGEAEDIAHAVLFLASDQSGYITGQVLGVNGGMHM, from the coding sequence ATGCTCAAAGACAAGGTAGTCATCGTCACCGGCGCCTCCCGGGGGATTGGGCGGGCCGTGGCACAGAGACTCGCCGCCCAGGGGGCGCGGATCGTGGCCTCGGCGCGCAATGCGCAGCTCCTCGAGGAATTGGTCGCGGAGATCCAGGGCCAGGGGGGGGAAGCCCTCGCGGTGGTTGGCGACGTCGCGGTGACCGCCGATGCCGACAAGCTGGTCGATGCCGCCGTAAAGGCCTACGGCCGGGTCGACGTTCTGGTCAACAATGCAGGGATTACCCGGGACGGGCTGCTGCTGCGGATGAAGGATGAGGATTGGGATGTCGTGCTCGACGTCAACCTCAAAGGGGCTTTTCTCTGCACCCGGGCCGCGGCCAAGGTCATGAGCAAGCAGCGCAGCGGCCGGATCATCAATATTTCGTCGGTCGTCGGAGAGATGGGCAACGCCGGCCAGGCCAACTACTGCGCCAGCAAGGCGGGGCTGCTGGGCCTGACCAAATCGGTCGCCCGCGAATTGGCCCGGCGCAACGTGACGGTTAACGCCATCACTCCCGGATTCATCGCTACCGACATGACCGACGAACTCCCCGAAAAGACCCGCCAGGAGCTGGCGGCCCAGATTCCCCTCGGGCGCCTGGGAGAAGCTGAAGATATTGCGCATGCCGTATTGTTTCTCGCCTCCGACCAGTCCGGGTATATCACCGGGCAGGTGCTGGGCGTGAACGGCGGCATGCATATGTAA
- the acpP gene encoding acyl carrier protein has product MNKEVKQMASIAERVKQIVAEQLGVDEEQVTNEASFMDDLGADSLDTVELVMALEEEFDIEISDEDAEKIQTVQDAVDYISENS; this is encoded by the coding sequence ATCAACAAGGAGGTGAAGCAGATGGCTTCTATTGCTGAAAGAGTAAAACAGATTGTTGCCGAGCAGTTGGGTGTTGACGAGGAGCAGGTTACCAACGAGGCGTCCTTCATGGACGACCTGGGTGCCGATTCCCTGGATACCGTCGAGCTGGTCATGGCTCTGGAGGAAGAGTTCGACATCGAGATCTCTGACGAAGACGCTGAAAAAATCCAGACCGTTCAGGATGCTGTGGACTACATCAGCGAAAATTCCTGA
- the fabF gene encoding beta-ketoacyl-ACP synthase II, giving the protein MRRVVVTGVGVVSALGTGVEKNWTALMKGQSGIDRITRFDASDLPTQIAGEVKDFDPEVYINKKEVKKMDLFIQYAMGAADMAMQDSGLQVTDENAERVGVLVGSGLGGLPTIEKYHQAMMEGGYKKISPFFIPMLIINLAPGQISIRYGAKGPNVSSVSACATGTHSIGDAFRMIQRGDADAMIAGGTESTITPMAVGGFNVMKALSTRNESPGEASRPFEKNRDGFVMAEGAGIVILEEYEMAKKRGAKIYAEVIGYGLTSDAYHLTAPAPEGEGAARCMKMALAGAGLAPSEVDYINAHGTSTPFNDLYETKAIKTVLGEQAGKVMVSSTKSMTGHALGAAGGIEAVYSVLAIDRGEVPPTINYQDVDPECDLDYVPNEARRAQVRAVLSNSFGFGGTNATLLFRKV; this is encoded by the coding sequence ATGCGTAGAGTCGTCGTCACGGGGGTTGGGGTTGTCTCCGCCCTTGGTACCGGAGTCGAGAAAAACTGGACCGCCCTGATGAAGGGCCAATCCGGCATCGACCGCATTACCCGCTTTGATGCTTCCGACCTGCCGACCCAGATCGCTGGTGAAGTCAAGGACTTCGACCCCGAGGTGTACATCAACAAGAAAGAGGTCAAGAAAATGGACCTCTTTATCCAGTACGCCATGGGCGCCGCAGATATGGCCATGCAGGACTCTGGTTTGCAGGTCACCGACGAAAATGCCGAACGCGTCGGAGTCCTCGTCGGTTCGGGCCTGGGCGGTCTGCCCACGATTGAGAAATACCACCAGGCGATGATGGAAGGCGGCTACAAGAAAATCAGCCCCTTTTTCATCCCCATGCTGATTATCAACCTCGCGCCGGGGCAGATTTCCATCCGTTACGGCGCCAAGGGCCCCAATGTGTCGTCGGTTTCCGCCTGCGCTACCGGGACTCACTCCATCGGCGACGCCTTCCGCATGATTCAGCGCGGCGATGCCGATGCGATGATTGCCGGGGGGACCGAATCGACCATCACTCCCATGGCCGTTGGCGGATTCAACGTCATGAAGGCCCTGTCCACCCGCAACGAATCGCCCGGCGAGGCCAGCCGCCCCTTCGAAAAGAACCGCGACGGCTTCGTCATGGCCGAGGGTGCCGGGATCGTGATTCTCGAAGAATACGAGATGGCCAAGAAGCGCGGCGCCAAGATTTACGCCGAGGTGATCGGCTACGGGCTGACCAGCGACGCCTATCACCTGACCGCTCCCGCGCCCGAGGGCGAGGGGGCCGCGCGCTGCATGAAGATGGCCCTGGCCGGAGCGGGGCTCGCCCCTTCGGAGGTCGATTACATCAATGCCCACGGCACCTCGACCCCCTTCAACGATCTGTACGAGACCAAGGCCATCAAAACGGTCCTGGGCGAACAGGCCGGCAAGGTGATGGTCAGTTCTACCAAGAGCATGACCGGCCACGCCCTCGGCGCCGCCGGGGGGATCGAGGCGGTCTACTCGGTGCTGGCCATCGACCGTGGGGAGGTCCCGCCCACCATCAACTACCAGGATGTGGACCCCGAGTGCGATCT